A single Drosophila ananassae strain 14024-0371.13 chromosome 3L, ASM1763931v2, whole genome shotgun sequence DNA region contains:
- the LOC6495751 gene encoding KAT8 regulatory NSL complex subunit 3 isoform X2 yields MLQQNINKSGGSKPPSPEIITYSPSKFMTRVGPGENTYTTSSHLRTHTHTQAATGTAATATTKTNNSTVGSGSGSGSTSYYVVKAGSLGSAASMTGSVKVSTPPKAGTVTKSPSLAVTSPATPTESSSTISAPSESSFCNDKMEHSYMRDPPIRSDACNGLAPARNILVRHPPQCPSCHTYPQQQSEELAEFQQAHVPPYDEIAAKEAMHECARIAKYVKNNNSDEQDWVARVNQFGWTPQQQLLFEKVTGILDQDQLARLANDKRQHEAVHRRVSIDKSASRLRKALANVGWDQRITQWLHALLMEYLSPSYMASYLDILQTLKSKLPTLVDKMLFSRPLNSSQELLAPVMKKRWEPNILPKGRQLTHNAIMVVLPTMPTSGHVPERMQKWYQALATITQVVQITLPNTNNRIANQNLDQVAETIVSLTRVKIHELRTENPNRGIILIGFNAGSALALQVALSESVACVVCMGFAYNTARGPRGTPDDRMLDIKAPILFVIGQNSARTSQEEMEGLRERMQSESSLVVVGSADDALRVPKSKRRIEGVTQSMVDAMVIDELFDFVNRTLSNPPGPRMPTSLMHNQNYQRQPKPSHILADGNANKAAQMMRKRKIDGGQDDGMCLPAKSKFPPHIGRPRTRPLPKTVGAIGLGSKKKSTSSPQDKQNLSSDELNQSIEFILDETMEYDDAQSTGGAIGVGASSATSAGGSALPKVITPGALGKPHPTPVNLAAGTKIKMIPPNQFVQIKTLPSQVGNAKLINYALNKSGGGTPTHSTIGNIVKTIPGPSGSGQQVYTLKGSAQSGASASGSGASSIQGQQKYTVFKNANGMTMLQLTKNVPTPPASSSSPSLDLSNIIDMPIVFADNEGNIAEQQKQADKEHKPVPIRTASKSPLIISQKIIKEANKPSGMVTTNKPGTNIVLNKGLHQLLTPSPVGGGQNKVVYLNRSSIKPVTGGHRVPIRIVSSPKTGGASNTATSSPLLVDPATGALVPSVKTVNIQAIKPTTSSLPPGALRHAGNVSLGNKTYQQFQVINSPAGSTTVSADGKAVRNIYFKSAAGLKQVPVQMIANRVSGVASSTSSPGTAVRRVVNIGPVPKISTTPGVADAKVIKLQTATAAPSSQSKI; encoded by the exons ATGCTTCAACAGAATATAAATAAGAGTGGCGGCAGCAAGCCGCCGAGTCCGGAGATTATAACCTACAGTCCAAGCAAATTCATGACCCGAGTCGGTCCAGGCGAAAACACATACACCACAAGCTCACACTtgcgcacacacacacacacgcaggCAGCTACGGGAACAGCCGCCaccgcaacaacaaaaacaaataattcgACCGTGGGtagcggcagcggcagtggaTCCACATCGTACTATGTGGTGAAGGCCGGATCACTGGGCAGCGCAGCCTCGATGACGGGATCCGTTAAAGTTAGCACTCCGCCCAAGGCCGGCACAGTGACGAAGTCCCCATCGCTGGCCGTCACATCGCCCGCCACACCAACCGAGAGT TCTAGCACCATCTCCGCGCCCAGTGAATCCTCGTTCTGCAACGACAAAATGGAGCACAGCTACATGAGGGATCCCCCCATTCGTAGCGATGCCTGCAATGGGCTGGCACCTGCCCGTAATATATTGGTTCGTCATCCGCCGCAGTGCCCCAGTTGCCACACATATCCGCAGCAACAGAGCGAAGAGCTGGCAGAGTTTCAGCAGGCCCATGTGCCGCCGTACGATGAGATAGCCGCCAAGGAGGCCATGCATGAGTGCGCCCGCATCGCCAAGTAtgtgaaaaacaacaactccGACGAACAGGATTGGGTGGCTCGTGTCAACCA ATTTGGATGGACACCCCAGCAGCAGTTACTGTTCGAGAAAGTCACTGGAATACTGGACCAGGATCAACTGGCGCGCTTGGCCAACGACAAGCGACAACACGAAGCCGTCCACCGCCGCGTCAGCATCGACAAGTCTGCCTCCCGGCTGCGAAAAGCTCTGGCCAATGTGGGCTGGGACCAGCGTATAACACAGTGGCTGCATGCGCTTCTCATGGAGTACTTGTCGCCATCGTACATGGCCTCCTACCTAGACATTCTGCAGACTCTAAAATCAAAGCTGCCCACGCTGGTGGACAAAATGCTGTTCAGCAGACCGCTCAACAGCTCACAGGAACTCCTGGCACCGGTCATGAAAAAGCGTTGGGAACCCAACATTCTGCCCAAGGGGCGTCAGCTTACGCACAATGCTATTATGGTAGTGCTGCCCACTATGCCCACCAGTGGCCATGTTCCAGAACGGATGCAGAAGTGGTATCAGGCGTTGGCCACCATCACCCAGGTGGTGCAAATAACGCTTCCCAATACGA ATAACAGAATCGCTAATCAAAATCTGGACCAAGTGGCGGAGACCATTGTTTCACTGACTCGCGTTAAAATCCACGAGTTGCGCACAGAGAATCCCAACCGTGGCATCATCCTAATCGGTTTCAATGCCGGATCTGCCTTAGCCCTCCAGGTTGCGCTCTCGGAGAGTGTGGCCTGTGTGGTGTGCATGGGCTTTGCCTACAATACAGCGCGTGGGCCGCGTGGCACTCCCGACGACCGCATGCTGGACATCAAGGCTCCGATTCTGTTCGTCATTGGCCAGAACTCGGCACGCACCAGCCAGGAGGAAATGGAGGGACTGCGCGAACGCATGCAGTCCGAATCGtcgttggtggtggtgggcaGTGCGGATGATGCTCTGCGGGTGCCGAAGAGCAAGCGGCGCATCGAGGGCGTGACTCAGTCGATGGTGGATGCCATGGTGATT GATGAACTCTTCGACTTTGTGAATCGTACGTTGAGCAATCCTCCTGGGCCCCGCATGCCCACGTCGCTGATGCACAACCAGAATTACCAACGGCAGCCGAAGCCTTCCCACATTCTGGCCGATGGAAATGCCAACAAGGCGGCTCAGATGATGCGGAAGAGGAAGATAGATGGTGGTCAGGATGATGGAATGTGTCTGCCGGCAAAGTCAAAGTTTCCGCCGCACA TTGGAAGACCTCGCACTCGCCCATTGCCAAAAACAGTTGGCGCGATTGGCTTgggaagcaaaaaaaaaagcacatCTTCTCCTCAAGACAAACAGAACCTAAGCAGCGATGAACTAAACCAATCCATTGAATTCATCTTAGATGAGACCATGGAGTATGACGATGCGCAGTCCACTGGTGGCGCTATTGGTGTTGGGGCATCATCAGCAACAAGTGCCGGAGGATCGGCTCTGCCCAAGGTGATTACACCCGGTGCTCTGGGCAAACCGCATCCCACTCCTGTCAACCTGGCAGCCGGCACCAAGATCAAAATGATCCCGCCGAACCAGTTTGTCCAGATTAAGACGCTGCCCAGCCAGGTGGGGAACGCGAAACTCATTAACTACGCTTTGAATAAGTCTGGCGGTGGGACGCCCACCCATTCCACAATTGGTAACATTGTGAAGACCATCCCCGGGCCGTCGGGTAGTGGCCAGCAGGTGTACACCCTCAAGGGATCTGCGCAATCAGGGGCATCTGCATCCGGATCAGGCGCATCTTCAATCCAGGGACAGCAGAAGTACACGGTGTTCAAGAATGCCAATGGCATGACTATGCTGCAGCTCACCAAGAACGTGCCCACTCCGCCGGCCAGCAGCTCATCGCCGAGCCTGGATCTGTCCAACATCATCGATATGCCCATTGTGTTTGCCGACAACGAAGGCAACATAGCGGAGCAGCAGAAGCAAGCGGATAAGGAACATAAGCCAG tgCCTATTCGCACTGCGAGCAAGAGTCCCCTGATCATCAGTCAGAAAATCATAAAGGAGGCTAATAAGCCATCCGGCATGGTCACCACCAACAAGCCAGGCACCAACATAGTACTAAACAAGGGTCTCCACCAACTGTTAACCCCGTCCCCGGTCGGTGGCGGTCAGAACAAGGTGGTGTACCTGAACCGGAGCTCTATAAAGCCAGTAACCGGCGGCCATCGCGTCCCCATCCGCATTGTGAGCAGCCCAAAGACAGGCGGTGCATCGAATACCGCCACAAGCAGTCCCCTGCTGGTCGATCCTGCCACAGGAGCTCTTGTTCCCAGCGTCAAGACTGTGAATATCCAGGCCATAAAACCAACAACGTCGTCCCTTCCCCCGGGTGCTCTGCGTCATGCGGGCAATGTCAGCCTGGGGAACAAGACCTACCAGCAGTTCCAAGTCATTAACAGCCCGGCTGGATCCACAACGGTGTCAGCCGATGGCAAGGCCGTTCGGAACATATACTTCAAGTCGGCCGCCGGATTGAAACAAGTGCCTGTTCAGATGATAGCGAATCGCGTTTCTGGAGTAGCATCTTCCACATCGTCGCCAGGAACTGCTGTACGCCGGGTGGTTAACATTGGTCCCGTGCCCAAGATATCAACCACTCCGGGCGTCGCCGATGCAAAGGTTATCAAGCTTCAGACGGCGACAGCAGCTCCCTCCAGTCAGAGCAAAATCTAG